The window CTTTATAAATATTAACGTAGGTTTATCTTAATATTCTTTTCTCTGTTTCTTAAATATCGCCTATCTTAACTATAAAAAGGCAAGATAGGTGTTTTTTTGTCTCTAAACTCTATTCTTTTCTATCCCGCTGATCATTAAAGAACTCACCTTTTTAATCAATATGGCCTAAAAAGATATTGCTCGTGTTTTTGCCTTGTGGTAAGATAATCTAATAGATTTCTATGCCTATAAAGCCCAAACCCGATGATATATTAAGGCCTTCCAAAGACTTTCTTGGATTAGAGGTGGATGGAGTTTTTGTAATTGCCAGCCTTATCCATGGTAAAGAATATAAGCAAGATGAAGTATTTGAGTTAGACGATATAAGCAAGCGGATATGGCAATTGCTTGATGGGCGTAGGAGCTTAAAAGAGATAGCAGGTATGTTATCCTCAGATTTTGGAATATCTCATAATGAATTGCAGGAAGATATTTTAGAACTTACGGAAAAGTTTCTTGAAAAAGACTTGCTGATAAAAGCGATTGAATAAATATGCCTGTTCAATACAAAATTAAGACAGAAGATGTTAGTTATAAATTAGTTGAGAATGAGGTAATTGTCCTTAATCTAAAGACCGGTGAATATTACACTTTAGATGAAACTGGTTCATTTGTATGGCTATTATTGGAGCAAAAGACATCAATTGATGAAATAGCCGGTAAATTATCAAAAAAATATGGTATTGATAAAAAGGTTGCCTTTTCTGATACTAAGCTTCTGTTAAAGAATTTCATGAAAGAAAACCTCATATTTATTATATAAGTTTGTTTTGAAATCTCCGGCATCCAACATTTCATTGTAAATGATAAATTTATCCCTTCCTCCAGTTAGAGAAATCTTGAAACGGTTGATTAAAGAAAAAAGCGTTAAAAAGGCAGTTGGTTATGCTAATTTTATGCTTTCAAAGAAGCTGCCGTATTTCTTTTCGCCTCTTAGCATGAGAATTTCCATCACAAATAGGTGTAACCTTAATTGTTTGTTTTGTTCAAACCAATATACTAAAGACAAAAAAAAGGATATGAGTTTTGAGGAGTTTAAATATATTTTAGGCCAATTCCCATTCTTAGAAGAAGTAAATTTAACTAGTTTCGGGGAGAGTTTTTTAAATAAAGATTTTTTTCTGATGTTGGAATACCTTAAGAAAAGGCGGATAAGCGCATGGTGTATTGATAATTTTGACCTGTTGAATGAAAAAACAGCCCGAGATTTGGTTAATGTCGGGACTATTAAGAAAATCTATGCTTCCATTGACGGGGGTGACAAAGCTACTTTTGAAATGTTAAGAGGAGGCGCAAAATTTGAAGATGTTGTTGGCAATATAAAATTGCTGGAGCGCCAGAAATTAATTCTTAATAAGAAGTTTCCCGAGATAAAACTAATTTGCACTGTTTCCATGAAAAATATCCAAAATATGGGAAAAATAGTGGAATTAGCAAAGGAGCTTAACCTTAAAGAAGTTCTTTTCAGCCCTCTGCTCATAATGGATAATTATTCTCCGGGCTATGAAGAATTAATTAAGACTATGATGCCATCTATGGGCTTGTATCAAGAAGAGGGTAAGAAAGCGGTTCAGAAGGGTAGAGAGTTAGGGGTAAATGTTTGCATTACAGAGATAAAACGTTTTGCTACTGATTGCTATAAATGGCTTTGGAATGAAGTTGATATAGGTTATGATGGAGCTGTCTGGCCATGCTGCCGTATGGATTATGGAGGAGATGAAAAAAAGAATGTTCCTTATGGGAATATTTTTAAAGAGAGTTTTAGAAGAATTTGGCTTTCCGATAGATATAGATTAACCAGAGAGAAATTATCTAAAGGAGAGCTTGTGGAGGCATGCCGGTATAAAGGATTCTGTGAAGAAGGGGTTTGAGCTATGGTAAATGTTTTACTCCAACATCCAAGAGAAATCCTCAGACGGCTAATTAAAGAAAAGAATCTTAGGAAAACAATCGGGTTTATTAATTTCTTGCTTTCAAAAAGAATCCCCTTCCTATTTTCCCCGCTTTGCCTGCAAATCTCGTTAACCAACAGATGTAATTTGAAATGCTTAAGTTGTTCCAATAAGCATTTCAAAGGTGAAAGGTCTGATTTAAGCTACGATGATTTCAAATATATTATTGGCCAATTCCCTTTTCTTGAGCATGTTGATACCACAAGCTTCGGAGAGTGTTTTTTAAATAAAGACTTTTTTAAAATGTTGGAATATTTGAAGAAGAAAATGATTACGGTATCATTTGCCAATAATTTTACTCTTTTAGATAAAGAGATTGCTCAAAGGATTTTATCAGCTGGCAATATCACAACAATCGTTGCTTCAATTGATGCCCCAGATAAAGAAACTTTTGAGGCGTTAAGAGTTGGCGCAAAATTTGAGGAGGCCATAGAGAATATTAAGTATATTGTAGGTTTAAGGAATAAGCATAACAACAAGCTTCTGCATTTTAAAGTCAATTGTACTGTTTCAAGCAAGAATGTTTTAAGCATGGTTAAGATGGTTGAATTAACAAAGGATTTAGGTTTTGAAGGGATATTTTTCATGCCAGCGATTAGAATGGATGTTTTTCCCGGTACTTATCTAGATCTGTTAGATAGCATTAAGCCAGAAGCATCTGTTTTTGCTGAAGAAGGCGCAAAAGCGCTTAAAAGAGGGAGAGAGTTAAATTGTGATGTCATTGTCGGGAATGTAAGGCATCCGGCTTCTCTTTGTTATTCGCAAAGTTTGCTGTGGGATAAAATAATGATAGAGCTCGATGGTTCTGTTTGGCCCTGTTGTTTTATGAATTTAAATTATGTGCCTTCCGAAGGAAAGATTTCTGCTTTTGGGAATATCTTTAATGAAAGCTTTCGCTCTATTTGGCTTTCAAAGAGGTATAAAGATTTAAGGTTAAAGATGGCCCGAGGGGAATTAACAAAGGATTGTTATTTTAAAGGATTTTGCATAGCAGATGGAGAAAAAGCTTTAGCATGAAAGATACAAATAGGCTTTTAATTATTACCGCTGATGATTTTGGGATGTGTCCTTCAGTAAATAAGGCTATTAAAGAGGTTGTGGATTTTGGGTTAGTAAAGAATTGCGATTTGATTCCAGTTGCCCCTGCATTTAAAGACGCAGTCAATATTTGTAAAAACTATCCTCTCCTT is drawn from Candidatus Omnitrophota bacterium and contains these coding sequences:
- a CDS encoding PqqD family protein produces the protein MPIKPKPDDILRPSKDFLGLEVDGVFVIASLIHGKEYKQDEVFELDDISKRIWQLLDGRRSLKEIAGMLSSDFGISHNELQEDILELTEKFLEKDLLIKAIE
- a CDS encoding PqqD family protein, producing MPVQYKIKTEDVSYKLVENEVIVLNLKTGEYYTLDETGSFVWLLLEQKTSIDEIAGKLSKKYGIDKKVAFSDTKLLLKNFMKENLIFII
- a CDS encoding radical SAM protein — encoded protein: MINLSLPPVREILKRLIKEKSVKKAVGYANFMLSKKLPYFFSPLSMRISITNRCNLNCLFCSNQYTKDKKKDMSFEEFKYILGQFPFLEEVNLTSFGESFLNKDFFLMLEYLKKRRISAWCIDNFDLLNEKTARDLVNVGTIKKIYASIDGGDKATFEMLRGGAKFEDVVGNIKLLERQKLILNKKFPEIKLICTVSMKNIQNMGKIVELAKELNLKEVLFSPLLIMDNYSPGYEELIKTMMPSMGLYQEEGKKAVQKGRELGVNVCITEIKRFATDCYKWLWNEVDIGYDGAVWPCCRMDYGGDEKKNVPYGNIFKESFRRIWLSDRYRLTREKLSKGELVEACRYKGFCEEGV
- a CDS encoding radical SAM protein, producing the protein MVNVLLQHPREILRRLIKEKNLRKTIGFINFLLSKRIPFLFSPLCLQISLTNRCNLKCLSCSNKHFKGERSDLSYDDFKYIIGQFPFLEHVDTTSFGECFLNKDFFKMLEYLKKKMITVSFANNFTLLDKEIAQRILSAGNITTIVASIDAPDKETFEALRVGAKFEEAIENIKYIVGLRNKHNNKLLHFKVNCTVSSKNVLSMVKMVELTKDLGFEGIFFMPAIRMDVFPGTYLDLLDSIKPEASVFAEEGAKALKRGRELNCDVIVGNVRHPASLCYSQSLLWDKIMIELDGSVWPCCFMNLNYVPSEGKISAFGNIFNESFRSIWLSKRYKDLRLKMARGELTKDCYFKGFCIADGEKALA